Part of the Kushneria marisflavi genome, GGTCACCCGCTGGCCGAAGAGCTGCCGCTGGATAACGATCGCCACCAGGCCAGACGCGCGCTGGGTCTGAGCGACGGCACCCGGGTGCTTGCGGTATTGCCCGGCTCACGCAGCAGCGAGATTGCCTTCATGGCGCCGGTCTTTCTTGAGGCGATTCGGCTTTTAAGACAGCGCCTGCCGGCACTTGAGGTCGTCATTCCCGCCGCTTCACCGGCAAGGCGTGAAGAGCTGATGGCCCACGGTGTGGCCAATGAGGGTATTACCATCGTGGATGGCCGGGCGTGGGAGGTCATGACGGCTTCCGATGCGGTGCTTTTGACCTCGGGCACCTCGGCGCTTGAAGCCATGCTCTGCCATCGTCCCATGGTGGTGGCCTATCGCATGGCGCCCATGACCTGGCAGATTGCCCGTCGGCTGGTCAAGACGCGCTGGATCTCCCTGCCCAATCTGATCGCGCAGGAAAGCCTGGTGCCCGAGCTGATTCAGGATGATGCGACGGGGGAGGCCATTGCCGAGGCGCTGGTTCCCATGCTTGAAAGCGAATCCGAGTCCCATGCGCTGAGCGCGCGATTTGTCGACATGCACCGAACACTTCAGCGCGGTGCCAGCGCGCGGGCCGCCCGGGTCATTCTGGATCTGATGGCCTCGCCACACTGAGCCGGTTATTCCGAGCCGGTTCCTTTTGGACAACAGCGCAGCAAAACATGAACTTTATTCCCGAAATCATGACCCCGAATTCCGAGCATTCGCCGCTGGTCATTCCCTATCAGGGCTGGCGTCTGGCAGGCGTTGATGAGGTCGGCCGCGGCCCGCTGATCGGTACCGTGGTGGCCTGCGCCGTCATTCTTGACCCCCAGCGTCCCATTGATGGGCTGATGGATTCCAAGAAGATGACGCCCAAACGTCGCGAGAAGCTCGATCTTTTGATTCGCGAGCGGGCGCTGGCCGTGTCGCTGGGGGAGGCGACCTCCGGTGAAATCGATGCGCTCAATATTCATCATGCCACGCATCTGGCCATGCGTCGGGCCATCGATGGCCTGTCGATCACGCCTGAATATCTGCTTGTTGATGGCAATCGACTGCCAGGTCACCGTCTGCCAGGGCAGGCAGTCGTCAAGGGCGATGGTCGAGTGGCCGCGATTGCCGCTGCCTCGATCGTGGCCAAGGTGGCACGGGATGCCCAGATGCACGCACTCGATGCGCGCCATCCCGAATATGGTTTTGCTGCCCACAAGGGCTACCCGACCCGCGCCCACCTGGACGCGCTGGCACGACTGGGGCCATTGCCCGAACACCGGCGTTCCTTTCGCCCTGTCAGAGCGCTGTTGCCGGACTGACACCGGCTGTAAAAACATCTCTCTTCTCGCCGGGTCGCTGGCCCGGCAGCGGTGATCATCGGTACCATGGCATGGCCTCTCCGATGTTCCCCGATCTTCTTCGTTGACTGATGCCATTCGTTGACCATAGCGAGCCTGCACCCATGACCACGCCCTTTGTACATTTGCGACTGCACAGTGAATATTCGCTGACTGACGGGCTGATTCGGCTCAAGGCGCTGACGCAGAAGGCCGTCGAGGTCGGTCAGCCGGCGCTGGCCGTCACTGACGAAACGAACCTGTTCGGGCTGGTCAAGATTTATAAACAGGCGCAGGGCGCCGGGCTCAAGGCGATCGTGGGCAGCGATGTCTGGCTCTACAACGCTCAGGATCCGGCCCATCCCTATCGCCTGACCCTTTTGGCCATGAATCAGACCGGCTATCTCAATCTGACCGAGCTGATCTCCCGAGCCTGGCAGCACGGCCAGCAGCAGGGGCGGGCCTATCTCCACAAGGAGTGGATTTTTGAGCAGAGCGAGGGGCTGATCGCACTGTCGGGCGCGCGGGAAGGCGAAATCGGACGCTATCTGCTCCACGGTCATGCCGAGACGGCCCGCGAACTGCTCACCGATTGGCAACGCTTTTTCCCCGACCGGTTCTATCTGGAGCTGCAGCGCACGGCGCGGGAAAACGATGAGGAATGTCTGCATCTTTCGGTGGAACTGGCCATGGAGACCGGTACGCCGGTCGTGGCGACCAACGATGTCCGCTTTTTGTCTCGCGAGGACTACTGGGCACACGAAACCCGAGTCTCGATTGCCGAGGGCAAGGCGCTGGATGACCCGCGACGCGAGACGCGCTACACCGAGGAGCAGTATTTCAAGACGCCCGAGGAGATGGCAGAACTTTTCGTCGACATCCCCGAAGCGCTGGAAAACAGTGTCCATATCGCGGCGCGCTGCAGTGTCGAGATGCGACTGGGCGAAATCTTTCTGCCGGACTACCCGGTACCGGAAGGCCAGACCATGGAGGAGTTTTTCTGTGAGCTCTCTCATGATGGCCTGAGCCGGCGTCTGGACCTCCTGTTTGGCGGTGAGCGGCCCATCTACCCGGGGCGTTCGCGCGAAGAGCACGAACCCGAGTATCGCAAGCGGCTTGATTTCGAGCTCAACATCATCAATCAGATGGGTTTTCCCGGCTACTTCCTGATCGTGATGGACTTCATCCGCTGGGCCAAACAAAACGATGTGCCGGTCGGGCCTGGGCGTGGCTCCGGTGCCGGCTCGCTGGTGGCCTATGCACTCGAGATCACCGACCTTGACCCGCTGGAATACGATCTGCTGTTCGAGCGCTTTTTGAACCCGGAGCGTGTCTCCATGCCCGACTTTGACGTCGACTTCTGCATGGAAAAACGTGACCGGGTCATTGACTACGTGGCCGACCGCTACGGTCGAAACGCCGTATCTCAGATCGTGACCTTCGGCACCATGGCGGCGAAGGCCGTGGTGCGTGATGTGGCCCGTGCCCAGGGCAAACCCTATTCGCTGGGCGACAAGCTCTCCAAGCTCATTCCGTTTGAGGTCGGCATGACGCT contains:
- the lpxB gene encoding lipid-A-disaccharide synthase: MRVFLVAGELSGDILGATLMRELKRQHGDVSFRGIGGPRMIEEGLESLYPLETLSIMGLVEVLRHLPRLVGVRRHLRREAQSWPADIMIGIDAPDFNLGLEAQLRSGGMTTAHYVSPSVWAWRQGRVKKIRRAVDMMLTFLPFEAEFYERHDVPVQFVGHPLAEELPLDNDRHQARRALGLSDGTRVLAVLPGSRSSEIAFMAPVFLEAIRLLRQRLPALEVVIPAASPARREELMAHGVANEGITIVDGRAWEVMTASDAVLLTSGTSALEAMLCHRPMVVAYRMAPMTWQIARRLVKTRWISLPNLIAQESLVPELIQDDATGEAIAEALVPMLESESESHALSARFVDMHRTLQRGASARAARVILDLMASPH
- the rnhB gene encoding ribonuclease HII; protein product: MNFIPEIMTPNSEHSPLVIPYQGWRLAGVDEVGRGPLIGTVVACAVILDPQRPIDGLMDSKKMTPKRREKLDLLIRERALAVSLGEATSGEIDALNIHHATHLAMRRAIDGLSITPEYLLVDGNRLPGHRLPGQAVVKGDGRVAAIAAASIVAKVARDAQMHALDARHPEYGFAAHKGYPTRAHLDALARLGPLPEHRRSFRPVRALLPD